In Nocardioides cavernae, a single genomic region encodes these proteins:
- a CDS encoding GAF and ANTAR domain-containing protein, which translates to MAHGSTSDSDRAVLLAALADELSQPRSEESTARAVTHRALDHVSDADCVSITLRAGQDRFFTVGATDDLSERLDHLQYELGEGPCVEAADGHDWYRSGEVGVDPRWPRWGPRAHQLGAGSLLSVRLVSGGSSIGALNFYSLAEGRFDDREELDFAVVYSTHVAIALANIRELSGLETAIHNRHLIGVAQGILIERFGLDLPGAFDVLRRYSSSTNTKLAQVAEEVVRTGRLPDLVRAHGTNGDDRT; encoded by the coding sequence ATGGCTCACGGCTCGACGTCCGACAGCGACCGCGCCGTCCTGCTCGCCGCACTGGCCGACGAGCTGTCGCAGCCGCGGTCGGAGGAGTCCACGGCGCGGGCAGTGACGCACCGAGCGCTGGACCACGTCAGCGACGCGGACTGCGTCAGCATCACGCTCCGCGCCGGGCAGGACCGCTTCTTCACGGTCGGCGCCACCGACGACCTCTCCGAGAGGCTCGACCACCTCCAGTACGAGCTGGGGGAGGGCCCTTGCGTGGAGGCGGCCGATGGCCACGACTGGTACCGCAGCGGTGAGGTGGGGGTGGACCCACGATGGCCGCGCTGGGGGCCGCGGGCACACCAGCTGGGCGCCGGTTCCTTGCTGAGCGTCCGGCTCGTCTCGGGAGGCTCGTCGATCGGCGCGCTGAACTTCTACTCCCTGGCCGAGGGCAGGTTCGACGATCGCGAGGAGCTGGACTTCGCCGTGGTCTACTCCACCCACGTCGCGATCGCGCTGGCGAACATCAGGGAGCTGTCGGGCCTCGAGACCGCGATCCACAACCGCCACCTGATCGGCGTCGCGCAGGGCATCCTCATCGAGCGCTTCGGCCTGGACCTGCCCGGGGCCTTCGACGTCCTCCGTCGCTACTCGAGCTCCACGAACACCAAGCTCGCCCAGGTCGCCGAGGAAGTCGTGCGCACGGGGCGACTGCCCGACCTCGTGAGGGCACACGGCACCAACGGTGACGACCGCACCTGA
- a CDS encoding chemotaxis protein CheB, producing MSAGRATAAGPPIVAVGASAGGVEALRELMSLLPSSLRACVLVVLHVPGNSPSALPSILQRVCDLPVSQAENGGRLRAGEVLVARPDHHLVVADGHVLLTRGPRENGHRPAVDVLFRSAARARGSRTLGIVLSGALDDGAAGSVTIASRGGRVAVQDFEEALYDSMPRSAAQAVGRADQLALEGLAALATTWAAGLDQGPPPDGAEHIEITKEVGMASMDPDAMHDLVRPGTPSGFGCPDCAGALYQLEEGNLVRYRCRVGHAWSADSLLARQTVDLEGALWIALRSLEEKAALNAELGERASGQGHDHTAARFEENVQEAIGAAELVRRLITTIGGSAEPADESGQTVGG from the coding sequence ATGAGCGCGGGACGCGCGACCGCTGCCGGTCCACCCATCGTCGCGGTGGGGGCCTCGGCCGGTGGGGTCGAGGCGTTGCGCGAGCTGATGTCGCTCCTGCCGTCGTCCCTCCGGGCCTGCGTCCTCGTCGTCCTGCACGTCCCCGGCAACAGCCCCAGCGCGCTCCCGTCGATCCTGCAGCGGGTGTGCGACCTGCCGGTCAGCCAGGCCGAGAACGGCGGACGGCTCCGGGCCGGGGAGGTCCTCGTGGCGCGCCCGGACCACCACCTCGTCGTCGCGGACGGACACGTCCTGCTGACGCGCGGGCCGCGGGAGAACGGTCACCGTCCCGCTGTCGACGTGCTCTTCCGATCTGCCGCCCGGGCACGCGGGAGCAGGACGTTGGGCATCGTGCTGTCCGGCGCCCTCGACGACGGAGCCGCGGGTTCGGTGACCATCGCCTCCCGAGGCGGACGGGTCGCCGTGCAGGACTTCGAGGAGGCGCTGTACGACAGCATGCCGCGCTCCGCGGCGCAGGCCGTCGGGCGGGCCGACCAGCTCGCCCTCGAGGGGCTGGCAGCGCTGGCCACGACGTGGGCGGCCGGCCTGGACCAGGGCCCCCCGCCCGACGGGGCAGAGCACATCGAGATCACGAAGGAGGTCGGAATGGCCAGCATGGATCCCGACGCGATGCACGACCTGGTCCGACCCGGCACGCCGTCGGGCTTCGGCTGTCCCGACTGTGCCGGCGCGCTGTACCAGCTCGAGGAGGGCAACCTGGTCCGCTACCGGTGCCGCGTCGGCCACGCCTGGTCCGCGGACAGCCTCCTGGCCCGGCAGACGGTCGACCTCGAGGGCGCGCTGTGGATCGCGCTGCGCAGCCTGGAGGAGAAGGCCGCCCTCAATGCCGAGCTCGGCGAGCGCGCCAGTGGCCAGGGACACGACCACACGGCGGCGCGATTCGAGGAGAACGTGCAGGAGGCGATCGGTGCGGCAGAATTGGTCCGCCGGCTGATCACGACGATCGGCGGCTCCGCCGAACCCGCGGACGAGAGCGGCCAGACCGTGGGTGGATGA
- a CDS encoding CheR family methyltransferase, with protein sequence MTDADFEALLRHIKEQRAFDFTGYKRASLARRVERRMEAVGVTDHDEYLDRLMVNPDEFTQLFNTILINVTAFFRDTDAWDYLRTELLPELLQRREGQPIRVWCAGCASGQEAYSLAMALAELLGVDEFRERVKIYATDVDEEALAQARQATYSEGELEGVPVELREKYFEPAGHRFVFRKELRRAVIFGRNDLVQDAPISHVDLLSCRNTLMYFNAETQSHILNRMHFALRPDGVLFLGKAEMLLGHSAYFRPVELKRRFFTKVPTEARDRRVQVVSATKAPVSDDQLEASRLRQAALMSSAAAQIVLDTDDQLILCNNRAMHQFGLTARDIGRPFQDLEVSYRPVELRAHIEEARQQRRGIWVRDVEQVRSGETLSLDIQVVPLSDETGVELGITVIFNDVTQYRQLQNELTYTNRQLEIAYEELQSTNEELETTNEELQSTVEELETTNEELQSTNEELETMNEELQSMNDELQFSNESLRDRQDEVERLNRFMAAVLGSMNSGVAVVDADMQILAWNSRAEDLWGVRTDEALGEHLMNLDIGLPLEQLRQPIKTQFADAAVEPSVIVLDAVNRRGKSLQVHVTLTHIVDHGASAPAAMLVMDVVDGPG encoded by the coding sequence ATGACCGACGCGGACTTCGAGGCACTCCTGCGCCACATCAAGGAGCAGCGCGCCTTCGACTTCACCGGTTACAAGCGGGCCAGCCTCGCCCGGCGGGTGGAGCGTCGGATGGAGGCGGTGGGCGTCACCGACCACGACGAGTACCTCGACCGGTTGATGGTCAATCCCGACGAGTTCACGCAGCTCTTCAACACCATCCTGATCAACGTCACCGCCTTCTTCCGCGACACCGACGCGTGGGACTACCTCCGGACCGAGCTCCTCCCCGAGCTGCTGCAGCGTCGCGAGGGTCAGCCGATCCGCGTGTGGTGCGCCGGCTGCGCGTCCGGTCAGGAGGCGTACAGCCTGGCGATGGCACTCGCCGAACTGCTCGGGGTCGACGAGTTCCGGGAGCGCGTGAAGATCTACGCCACCGACGTCGACGAGGAGGCGCTGGCGCAGGCGCGCCAGGCCACCTACTCGGAGGGCGAGCTCGAGGGCGTCCCCGTCGAGCTGCGGGAGAAGTACTTCGAGCCGGCCGGGCACCGGTTCGTGTTCCGCAAGGAGCTGCGGCGCGCGGTGATCTTCGGCCGCAACGACCTCGTGCAGGACGCGCCCATCTCCCACGTGGACCTGCTCTCGTGCCGCAACACCTTGATGTACTTCAACGCCGAGACCCAGTCCCACATCCTGAACCGGATGCACTTCGCCCTGCGGCCCGACGGCGTGCTCTTCCTCGGCAAGGCCGAGATGCTGCTCGGCCACTCGGCGTACTTCCGCCCGGTCGAGCTCAAGCGCCGCTTCTTCACGAAGGTGCCCACCGAGGCCCGGGACCGCCGCGTCCAGGTGGTGTCGGCCACCAAGGCTCCCGTGTCCGACGACCAGCTCGAGGCGTCCAGGCTCCGTCAAGCCGCGTTGATGTCCTCTGCCGCCGCGCAGATCGTGCTCGACACCGACGACCAGCTGATCCTGTGCAACAACCGCGCCATGCACCAGTTCGGGCTCACCGCGCGCGACATCGGGCGACCGTTCCAGGACCTCGAGGTGTCCTACCGCCCCGTCGAGCTGCGCGCCCACATCGAGGAGGCGCGCCAGCAGCGGCGGGGGATCTGGGTCCGCGACGTGGAGCAGGTCCGCAGCGGGGAGACCCTGTCGCTCGACATCCAGGTCGTGCCGCTGTCCGACGAGACCGGCGTGGAGCTCGGCATCACGGTGATCTTCAACGACGTCACCCAGTACCGACAGCTGCAGAACGAGCTGACCTACACCAACCGACAGCTCGAGATCGCCTACGAAGAGCTCCAGAGCACCAACGAGGAGCTCGAGACCACCAACGAGGAGCTCCAGAGCACGGTCGAGGAGCTCGAGACCACCAACGAGGAGCTCCAGAGCACCAACGAGGAGCTCGAGACGATGAACGAGGAGCTCCAGTCGATGAACGACGAGCTCCAGTTCAGCAACGAGTCCCTGCGCGACCGCCAGGACGAGGTGGAGCGGCTGAACCGCTTCATGGCCGCGGTCCTGGGCAGCATGAACTCCGGGGTGGCCGTGGTCGACGCCGACATGCAGATCCTGGCGTGGAACAGCCGGGCCGAGGACCTGTGGGGCGTGCGGACCGACGAGGCGCTGGGTGAGCACCTGATGAACCTCGACATCGGGCTCCCGCTGGAGCAGCTGCGCCAGCCCATCAAGACGCAGTTCGCGGATGCCGCGGTGGAGCCGTCGGTCATCGTCCTCGACGCGGTCAACCGCCGCGGCAAGTCGCTGCAGGTGCACGTCACGCTGACGCACATCGTCGACCACGGTGCCTCCGCGCCGGCAGCCATGCTGGTGATGGACGTCGTCGACGGCCCCGGCTGA